One window from the genome of Perca flavescens isolate YP-PL-M2 chromosome 17, PFLA_1.0, whole genome shotgun sequence encodes:
- the rassf4a gene encoding ras association domain-containing protein 4a, with translation MGEHQTYVKLSEEKLIPKSDILSLLRTYNCYHEGKNFQLRTREEDGELILEGLLNIYWGLRRPIRLQMYDDNERFRLNRNDRSAVAKQLSVESNNNLLGTETASGDLGGQEDEDSPQLLRTRSDASFMRVQRRSRTHTARDLQRLRTHRFSINGHFYNHKTSVFTPAYGSVTNVRVNSSMTTEQVLNLLLHKFRVENKSEEFVLYMVHESGEKTRLRDGEYPLVARVLYGPCEKISKILITEADLGEEVTYDVAQYIKFEIPVLDSFVEKLKEEEEREINKLTKKYSALKSMIQHQLEGRAHTSDRV, from the exons ATGGGTGAGCATCAGACCTACGTGAAGCTCAGTGAAGAGAAACTTATACCAAA GTCTGACATCTTGTCACTGCTTAGGACCTACAACTGTTACCAcgaagggaaaaacttccagcTGAGGACTCGCGAG GAGGATGGAGAGCTCATTCTCGAGGGGTTGCTGAACATCTACTGGGGTCTTCGCCGGCCAATCAGACTTCAGATGTACGATGACAATGAAAGATTCCGTCTCAACCG AAACGATAGATCTGCTGTGGCAAAGCAGCTCTCAGTGGAGTCAAACAATAACTTGCTGGGTACAGAGACGGCTA GTGGGGACCTGGGCGGTCAGGAGGACGAGGATTCTCCTCAGCTGCTGAGGACCAGGAGTGATGCTTCCTTCATGCGGGTCCAGAGGAGGTCGAGGACACACACTGCCAGAGATTTGCAGCGCTTGCGCACACACAGGTTCTCAATCAACGGACACTTCTACAACCACAAG ACATCTGTATTTACTCCAGCCTATGGTTCAGTCACAAACGTACGAGTGAACAGCTCCATGACGACTGAACAAGTCCTCAACCTGCTGCTACACAAGTTTAGG GTGGAGAATAAATCAGAAgagtttgtcctttatatggTGCACGAGTCTGGCG AAAAGACCCGACTGAGGGATGGTGAATACCCGCTGGTGGCTCGTGTGCTTTATGGGCCCTGTGAGAAAATCTCCAAGATCTTGATCACGGAGGCTGACCTGGGAGAGGAAGTCACATATGAT GTTGCCCAATACATAAAGTTTGAGATTCCTGTTTTAGACAGCTTTGTAGAGAAACttaaagaggaagaggaacgTGAGATAAACAAGCTGACCAAAAA GTACAGTGCTCTGAAGTCTATGATTC
- the LOC114571691 gene encoding growth-regulated alpha protein has translation MKLNPQSVCQLAFLSLCCLLITVRESDSTFVPGRCSCPQTQRGVRGQLKELKVYPKSPNCDKVTVIVTLKNYHQVCLNPEAPMGKQLIHCWNRAHKIGREVKLCLKRRRRGGKGGQRQRSRQRSRGHNRKSSSSNSK, from the exons ATGAAGCTTAATCCTCAGTCAGTCTGTCAGCTCGCCTTCCTGAGCCTCTGTTGTCTGCTGATCACAG TGAGAGAGTCAGACAGCACGTTTGTCCCGGGAAGATGTTCCTGTCCGCAGACGCAACGAGGTGTCAGAGGACAACTAAAAGAGCTCAAAGTCTACCCAAAAAGCCCCAACTGTGACAAAGTTACAGTAAT AGTGACACTAAAGAATTACCATCAAGTGTGTCTGAATCCAGAGGCACCGATGGGCAAACAGCTGATCCACTGCTGGAATAG agCTCATAAGATAGGTCGTGAAGTGAAGCTGTgcctgaagaggaggaggaggggagggaaagGAGGTCAGCGCCAGCGCTCTCGACAGAGGAGCCGGGGCCACAACAGGAAATCCTCATCCTCTAACTCCAAATAG